One genomic window of Geodermatophilus sp. DSM 44513 includes the following:
- the msrB gene encoding peptide-methionine (R)-S-oxide reductase MsrB, which produces MTTSAQQPKVTKSDEEWRAQLSPEEYAVLRQAGTERPWTGEYVDTKAQGVYSCRACGAELFRSETKFDSHCGWPSFYEPTSADNVVLREDRAFGMVRTEVLCGSCHSHLGHVFADAPQTPTGDRYCINSVSIRLVAS; this is translated from the coding sequence ATGACCACGTCCGCGCAGCAGCCGAAGGTGACCAAGTCCGACGAGGAGTGGCGGGCCCAGCTGTCGCCCGAGGAGTACGCCGTCCTCCGGCAGGCCGGCACCGAGCGGCCCTGGACCGGGGAGTACGTCGACACGAAGGCGCAGGGCGTCTACAGCTGCCGCGCCTGCGGGGCGGAGCTGTTCCGGTCGGAGACGAAGTTCGACTCGCACTGCGGGTGGCCGTCGTTCTACGAGCCGACGTCGGCCGACAACGTGGTGCTCCGCGAGGACCGCGCCTTCGGGATGGTCCGCACCGAGGTGCTGTGCGGCAGCTGCCACAGCCACCTGGGCCACGTCTTCGCCGACGCCCCGCAGACCCCGACCGGCGACCGCTACTGCATCAACTCGGTGTCGATCCGCCTCGTCGCGTCCTGA
- the hemE gene encoding uroporphyrinogen decarboxylase produces the protein MTADPAPTPALLPAESDLVRAARGLPVRHTPVWFMRQAGRSLPEYRALRAGTAMLEACQDPDLVTEITLQPVRRHGVDAAILFSDIVLPLVVAGVDIDIKPGVGPVIAQPVRTVADVDALPPLEPDRLDFLATAVRRLVAELGATPLIGFAGAPFTLATYLIEGGPSKEHARTKAFMYAEPEAWGRLLDRLAVSAATFLTTQADAGASAVQLFDSWAGVLSAADYAERVLPHSRAVFDALGDRDLPRVHFGVGTGELLALIGDAGADVVGVDWRVPLDEAARRVGPGRSLQGNLDPAVLLAGRDTVDREVRRVVAQGRAARGHVFNLGHGVLPDTDPGVLTHVVELVHELTAR, from the coding sequence GTGACCGCCGATCCCGCGCCGACGCCCGCACTCCTCCCCGCCGAGTCGGACCTCGTCCGCGCCGCCCGCGGCCTCCCGGTACGGCACACCCCGGTGTGGTTCATGCGCCAGGCCGGCCGTTCGCTGCCGGAGTACCGCGCGCTGCGGGCCGGCACCGCCATGCTCGAGGCCTGCCAGGACCCCGACCTGGTCACCGAGATCACCCTGCAGCCGGTGCGCCGGCACGGCGTGGACGCCGCCATCCTGTTCTCCGACATCGTGCTGCCGCTGGTGGTCGCCGGCGTCGACATCGACATCAAGCCCGGCGTCGGCCCGGTGATCGCCCAGCCGGTGCGCACCGTCGCCGACGTCGACGCCCTCCCGCCGCTGGAGCCCGACCGGCTGGACTTCCTGGCCACCGCGGTGCGCCGGCTGGTCGCCGAGCTCGGGGCCACCCCGCTGATCGGCTTCGCCGGGGCGCCGTTCACCCTGGCCACCTACCTCATCGAGGGCGGGCCGTCCAAGGAGCACGCGCGCACCAAGGCGTTCATGTACGCCGAGCCGGAGGCGTGGGGCCGGCTGCTGGACCGGCTGGCGGTCTCCGCCGCGACCTTCCTCACCACCCAGGCCGACGCCGGGGCCTCGGCGGTGCAGCTGTTCGACTCCTGGGCCGGGGTGCTGTCGGCCGCCGACTACGCCGAGCGGGTGCTGCCGCACTCGCGGGCGGTGTTCGACGCCCTGGGCGACCGGGACCTGCCGCGCGTCCACTTCGGCGTCGGCACCGGCGAGCTGCTGGCGCTGATCGGGGACGCCGGGGCCGACGTGGTGGGCGTCGACTGGCGGGTGCCCCTGGACGAGGCCGCCCGCCGGGTGGGCCCCGGGCGGTCGCTGCAGGGCAACCTCGACCCCGCCGTCCTGCTGGCCGGCCGGGACACCGTCGACCGGGAGGTGCGGCGGGTCGTCGCCCAGGGCCGGGCCGCGCGGGGCCACGTGTTCAACCTCGGCCACGGCGTGCTGCCCGACACCGACCCCGGGGTGCTCACGCACGTCGTCGAGCTGGTGCACGAGCTGACCGCACGGTGA
- a CDS encoding zf-HC2 domain-containing protein, with protein sequence MPLRGGPSGPVECQDVVELATDLLEGDLDGATVVRVDDHLLSCAGCAEYVDQMRRTADALHALGRPEHAEPLGTDLRHRLMDAYRRYGPRG encoded by the coding sequence GTGCCACTGCGTGGGGGACCGTCCGGTCCGGTCGAGTGCCAGGACGTGGTGGAGCTGGCCACCGACCTGCTCGAGGGCGACCTGGACGGCGCGACGGTGGTGCGGGTGGACGACCACCTGCTGAGCTGCGCCGGGTGCGCGGAGTACGTCGACCAGATGCGCCGCACCGCGGACGCGCTGCACGCGCTCGGCCGCCCCGAGCACGCCGAGCCCCTGGGGACCGATCTGCGGCACCGGCTCATGGACGCC
- the hemQ gene encoding hydrogen peroxide-dependent heme synthase, producing the protein MSEQTDERSIGKRAKELNATIRYTMWSVFRLARPLGEEPRTGTADEVQGLLEELAGKDVVVRGTYDVSGLRADADLMVWWHAATPEALQEAYTRLRRTALGRHLEPVWSQMALHRPAEFNRSHIPAFLAEEEPRRYVCVYPFVRSYEWYLLPDEERRDMLKEHGMQARPYPDVRANTVAAFALGDYEWLLAFEADELHRIVDLMRDLRASRARRHVREEVPFYTGVRKPVAELVADLP; encoded by the coding sequence ATGAGCGAGCAGACCGACGAGCGCAGCATCGGCAAGCGGGCGAAGGAGCTCAACGCCACCATCCGCTACACGATGTGGTCGGTCTTCCGGCTGGCCCGCCCGCTGGGTGAGGAGCCGCGCACCGGCACCGCCGACGAGGTGCAGGGCCTGCTCGAGGAGCTGGCCGGCAAGGACGTCGTCGTCCGCGGCACCTACGACGTGAGCGGCCTGCGGGCCGACGCCGACCTCATGGTCTGGTGGCACGCGGCGACGCCGGAGGCGCTGCAGGAGGCCTACACCCGGCTGCGCCGCACGGCGCTGGGCCGGCACCTGGAGCCGGTCTGGTCGCAGATGGCGCTGCACCGGCCCGCGGAGTTCAACCGCAGCCACATCCCGGCGTTCCTGGCCGAGGAGGAGCCGCGCCGCTACGTGTGCGTCTACCCGTTCGTGCGGTCCTACGAGTGGTACCTGCTGCCCGACGAGGAGCGGCGAGACATGCTCAAGGAGCACGGCATGCAGGCCCGGCCCTACCCCGACGTGCGCGCCAACACGGTCGCCGCGTTCGCGCTCGGCGACTACGAGTGGCTGCTCGCCTTCGAGGCCGACGAGCTGCACCGCATCGTCGACCTCATGCGCGACCTGCGGGCCAGCCGGGCCCGGCGGCACGTCCGCGAGGAGGTGCCGTTCTACACCGGCGTCCGCAAGCCGGTCGCCGAACTGGTCGCCGACCTGCCGTGA
- a CDS encoding HRDC domain-containing protein, with translation MPYPLSIGPALSTAPLPDDEPAAPPAVPLLAPRDGLPPVIETPPALAGYAEALAAGTGPVAVDAERASGYRYGQRAYLVQLRRAGAGTGLVDPVPLPDLSPVQAAIADVEWVLHAANQDLPCLAELGLVPARLFDTELAARLAGLPRVGLGPVVESLLGFSLQKGHSAADWSTRPLPEEWLVYAALDVEVLVDLRDALAALLEEQGKTEWARQEFDAVLAAGPPAPKPDPWRRTSGVHGLRNRRQLGMLRSLWQARDDLARRRDVAPGRVLPDAAMVSAVQADPQTEAALLELPVFRGRANRRLVDTWFGALARGRALPDSALPPHSRPSEGPPPANRWSDRDPAAATRLQAARAGLAALAATHAVPVENLVSPDLVRRLMWSPPEPRDADTVAAALRAGGAREWQVGLTRDVLTDALTRA, from the coding sequence GTGCCGTACCCGCTGTCGATTGGACCTGCCCTGAGCACCGCGCCCCTCCCGGACGACGAGCCGGCCGCTCCCCCGGCGGTCCCGCTCCTCGCCCCCCGCGACGGGCTGCCCCCGGTCATCGAGACCCCGCCGGCGCTGGCCGGCTACGCCGAGGCGCTGGCCGCCGGCACCGGCCCGGTCGCGGTCGACGCCGAGCGGGCCTCCGGCTACCGCTACGGCCAGCGGGCCTACCTGGTGCAGCTGCGCCGCGCCGGCGCGGGCACCGGCCTGGTCGACCCCGTCCCGCTGCCGGACCTCTCGCCGGTGCAGGCGGCGATCGCGGACGTCGAGTGGGTGCTGCACGCCGCCAACCAGGACCTGCCCTGCCTGGCCGAGCTCGGCCTGGTGCCGGCCCGGCTGTTCGACACCGAGCTGGCCGCCCGGCTGGCCGGCCTGCCGCGGGTGGGTCTGGGGCCCGTGGTCGAGTCGCTGCTCGGCTTCTCGCTGCAGAAGGGCCACTCCGCCGCCGACTGGAGCACCCGGCCGCTGCCGGAGGAGTGGCTGGTCTACGCCGCGCTGGACGTCGAGGTGCTCGTGGACCTGCGCGACGCATTGGCCGCCCTGCTCGAGGAGCAGGGCAAGACCGAGTGGGCGCGGCAGGAGTTCGACGCCGTCCTCGCCGCCGGTCCGCCGGCGCCGAAGCCCGACCCGTGGCGGCGGACGTCGGGGGTGCACGGGCTGCGCAACCGCCGGCAGCTGGGCATGCTGCGGTCGCTGTGGCAGGCCCGCGACGACCTGGCCCGCCGCCGCGACGTCGCCCCGGGCCGGGTGCTGCCGGACGCCGCGATGGTGTCCGCGGTGCAGGCCGACCCGCAGACGGAGGCCGCGCTGCTGGAGCTGCCCGTCTTCCGCGGCCGCGCCAACCGCCGGCTGGTGGACACCTGGTTCGGCGCCCTGGCCCGCGGCCGGGCGCTGCCGGACTCCGCCCTGCCGCCGCACAGCCGGCCCAGCGAGGGACCACCGCCGGCCAACCGCTGGTCCGACCGCGATCCGGCCGCCGCCACCCGGCTGCAGGCCGCCCGCGCCGGGCTGGCCGCGCTGGCCGCGACGCACGCCGTCCCGGTGGAGAACCTGGTCTCCCCCGACCTGGTGCGCCGGCTGATGTGGAGCCCGCCGGAGCCCCGGGACGCCGACACGGTGGCCGCGGCGCTGCGGGCCGGCGGCGCCCGCGAGTGGCAGGTCGGGCTCACCCGCGACGTGCTCACCGACGCCCTGACCCGCGCCTGA
- a CDS encoding DUF3000 domain-containing protein — protein MEPSSLPGAGDRPGGEPPEEFRAALEALAGVTARPEIVLEAIPAPQRLAPHAFAVGALVTEPDGDEDVEVATGRFIVLHDPAGHDAWAGTTRCVGYLSATTDEHMVDDAMFSEVAWSWLTDALADCGAASHALGGTVTRTASTRFGELAGVEHSVDVEIRASWTPDDGHLDRHLTAWLDVLGSAAGLPPPGVRLLGPADPDPSEP, from the coding sequence GTGGAGCCCTCCAGCCTCCCCGGTGCCGGGGACCGCCCGGGCGGTGAGCCGCCGGAGGAGTTCCGCGCTGCGCTGGAGGCGCTGGCCGGCGTGACCGCCCGCCCCGAGATCGTGCTGGAGGCCATCCCGGCGCCGCAGCGGCTGGCGCCGCACGCGTTCGCGGTGGGTGCGCTGGTCACCGAGCCCGACGGCGACGAGGACGTCGAGGTCGCCACCGGGCGGTTCATCGTGCTGCACGACCCGGCCGGCCACGACGCCTGGGCCGGTACCACCCGTTGCGTCGGCTACCTGTCGGCCACGACCGACGAGCACATGGTCGACGACGCGATGTTCTCCGAGGTCGCCTGGAGCTGGCTGACCGACGCCCTCGCCGACTGCGGCGCCGCGTCGCACGCCCTCGGCGGCACCGTCACCCGCACCGCCTCGACGCGGTTCGGTGAGCTGGCCGGCGTCGAGCACTCGGTCGACGTGGAGATCCGCGCCTCCTGGACGCCGGACGACGGCCACCTGGACCGGCACCTGACCGCGTGGCTGGACGTGCTGGGCAGCGCGGCCGGCCTGCCGCCACCGGGCGTCCGGCTGCTCGGGCCGGCCGACCCGGACCCCAGCGAGCCCTGA
- a CDS encoding RNA polymerase sigma factor encodes MTAEPLVPSPPPPVRPDDALVDALCAGDERAFVELVERLTPGMLRVARCHVPNQAVAEEVVQETWVVVLTRLGAFQRRSSLTTWVFGILLNTARTSGRRERRCTPVDLQGPDDGGSPLALADDARRVRRRVPPPRRWGSDPEDVLMARETLHRVRAALDDLPPRQREVVELHDVVGLPAADVCALLGLSPGNQRVLLHRGRTRVRSALEEYLGAAG; translated from the coding sequence GTGACCGCAGAACCGCTCGTCCCGTCCCCGCCACCCCCCGTCCGCCCCGACGACGCCCTGGTGGACGCGCTGTGCGCGGGCGACGAGCGGGCCTTCGTCGAGCTCGTCGAGCGGCTGACGCCGGGGATGCTCCGGGTGGCCCGGTGCCACGTCCCGAACCAGGCCGTCGCCGAGGAGGTCGTGCAGGAGACCTGGGTCGTGGTGCTCACCCGGCTGGGCGCCTTCCAGCGCCGGTCGAGCCTGACCACGTGGGTGTTCGGCATCCTGCTCAACACCGCGCGCACCTCCGGCCGGCGCGAGCGCCGGTGCACCCCCGTCGACCTCCAGGGCCCGGACGACGGCGGCTCGCCGCTCGCGCTCGCGGACGACGCCCGGCGGGTCCGGCGCCGGGTGCCGCCGCCCCGGCGCTGGGGCAGCGACCCGGAGGACGTGCTGATGGCGCGGGAGACGCTGCACCGGGTGCGTGCGGCCCTCGACGACCTGCCGCCCCGGCAGCGCGAGGTGGTGGAGCTGCACGACGTCGTGGGCCTGCCGGCGGCCGACGTCTGCGCGCTGCTGGGCCTCTCCCCGGGCAACCAGCGGGTGCTGCTGCACCGGGGGCGCACGAGGGTGCGTTCGGCGCTCGAGGAGTACCTGGGCGCCGCCGGGTGA
- a CDS encoding PLP-dependent aminotransferase family protein — MDSGEVDHLRSPTRRGELLVEVSRAGGEPVREQLRRQLIAAMDAGRLTPGDRLPPSRHLAADLCLARGTVVEVYDQLQHEGYLETRRGSGTLVAGRPPGSPAGEGPPTTWVPAVPEDAPLLDLRPGAPDLAAFPRAAWSSATAHVLRVLPDRELGYVPPWGSVALRTQLAGHLARTRVTAAGPDDVVVTSGVTQALTLTCRVLTDLGHRALAVEDPSNAIQRRVLGRHVPAVVDVPVDDEGLDVAALERSGARAVLVTPAHQHPTGVVLSPRRRAALLAWADRVDGWVLEDDYDAEFRFGRQSAPSLQGAAPGRVVHVGSVSKTLAPGLRLGWLLAPPALRAALVGAKRDDDFGTSVLTQHTLAHLLDTGAHDRHLRRLRLRYRGQRRALVEALARHLPAWRVQGAEAGLHLCAMGPADVDEVAVVDAAAERGLLVLDLGRMRSAPGAPGLVLGFARVREHQADVAVRRLRDAVAAAAARPRAGATPRTTALPDPRSAVRLGTTALDYFPPGSTGP, encoded by the coding sequence ATGGACAGCGGGGAGGTGGACCACCTGCGCAGCCCGACACGGCGCGGCGAGCTGCTCGTCGAGGTCTCCCGCGCCGGCGGCGAGCCGGTGCGCGAGCAGCTGCGCCGTCAGCTGATCGCGGCCATGGACGCCGGCAGGTTGACGCCCGGCGACCGGCTGCCGCCCTCACGCCACCTCGCCGCCGACCTGTGCCTCGCGCGCGGGACCGTCGTGGAGGTCTACGACCAGCTGCAGCACGAGGGCTACCTGGAGACCCGGCGCGGATCGGGCACCCTGGTCGCCGGCCGACCCCCCGGGTCCCCGGCCGGGGAGGGACCGCCCACCACCTGGGTGCCGGCCGTGCCGGAGGACGCGCCGCTGCTGGACCTGCGCCCCGGCGCCCCGGACCTGGCCGCCTTCCCCCGGGCGGCGTGGTCGTCGGCCACCGCCCACGTGCTGCGGGTGCTGCCCGACCGGGAGCTCGGCTACGTGCCCCCGTGGGGGTCGGTCGCCCTGCGCACGCAGCTGGCCGGCCACCTGGCCCGCACCCGGGTCACCGCCGCCGGGCCCGACGACGTCGTGGTGACCAGCGGGGTCACCCAGGCCCTCACGCTCACCTGCCGGGTGCTCACCGACCTCGGGCACCGGGCGCTGGCCGTGGAGGACCCCAGCAACGCCATCCAGCGCCGGGTGCTGGGCCGGCACGTGCCGGCGGTCGTCGACGTCCCCGTCGACGACGAGGGCCTGGACGTCGCCGCGCTGGAGCGCTCCGGTGCCCGCGCGGTGCTGGTCACCCCCGCCCACCAGCACCCGACCGGCGTCGTGCTCAGCCCGCGCCGACGGGCGGCGCTGCTGGCCTGGGCCGACCGGGTGGACGGGTGGGTCCTCGAGGACGACTACGACGCGGAGTTCCGGTTCGGCCGCCAGTCCGCGCCCTCGCTGCAGGGCGCGGCCCCCGGGCGGGTGGTCCACGTCGGCTCGGTGAGCAAGACCCTGGCGCCCGGCCTGCGGCTGGGCTGGCTGCTGGCACCCCCCGCCCTGCGCGCCGCCCTGGTCGGCGCCAAGCGGGACGACGACTTCGGCACCTCCGTGCTGACCCAGCACACGCTGGCCCACCTGCTCGACACCGGCGCCCACGACCGGCACCTGCGGCGGCTGCGGCTGCGCTACCGCGGCCAGCGGCGCGCCCTGGTCGAGGCGCTGGCCCGGCACCTGCCGGCGTGGCGGGTACAGGGGGCCGAGGCCGGGCTGCACCTGTGCGCGATGGGCCCGGCCGACGTCGACGAGGTGGCCGTCGTCGACGCGGCGGCCGAGCGCGGCCTGCTGGTGCTCGACCTGGGCCGGATGCGCTCGGCCCCGGGCGCCCCGGGTCTGGTGCTCGGCTTCGCCCGGGTGCGCGAGCACCAGGCCGACGTGGCCGTCCGCCGGCTGCGCGACGCCGTGGCGGCGGCGGCCGCCCGCCCCCGTGCGGGCGCGACGCCGCGGACGACGGCGCTGCCCGACCCGCGCAGCGCCGTCCGGCTGGGCACGACGGCGCTGGACTACTTCCCGCCGGGGTCCACCGGGCCCTGA
- a CDS encoding tannase/feruloyl esterase family alpha/beta hydrolase, with protein MHLRRRPAWSLVTLGTAAALALQAAPAAAHQGGRGPERDPAPRACTADDRVEVPGAERADTACLPDITTAGLLTAPAGQYTDQTDWVSLHAPGTTNPSGVPGLQVDGYFPDTSSFNTTHGWDHDSQFVLRIPDDWNGGLVVTGAPGNRKQYASDFLVSDSVLAQGFAYASTDKGNNSPDFYTDGEQPADAVAEWHDRVTQLAVAAKGALQERYGHAPQRTYLAGISNGGYLVRWQLENRPELYDGGVDWEGTLFTPDGPNLFTYLPTAVRYSLGQADAEDMYAAGFAPGSEALWPYHQQVYWGLTQKVYRAEFDPAYDPTCPGATAGTTLAAIVAPCPSDAGYDAWFTDPASQPVHDALARISLTGEIDKPMLTLHGTLDTLLPISTDSDVYAEMVADQHRDWLHRYYRIEGGNHVDSLVGLDPERLRPMLPCFRTAFDALTAWVEDREKPPASTTVPRPAGNGATDPALLDTCALS; from the coding sequence TTGCACCTGCGCCGCCGACCCGCCTGGTCGCTCGTCACGCTCGGCACCGCCGCAGCGCTCGCCCTGCAGGCGGCACCCGCAGCCGCCCACCAGGGTGGGCGCGGCCCGGAGCGGGACCCGGCGCCGCGCGCGTGCACCGCGGACGACCGCGTCGAGGTGCCGGGCGCCGAGCGCGCCGACACCGCCTGCCTGCCCGACATCACCACGGCCGGGCTGCTCACGGCTCCTGCCGGCCAGTACACCGACCAGACCGACTGGGTCTCCCTGCACGCCCCCGGCACGACGAACCCCAGCGGGGTGCCCGGGCTGCAGGTCGACGGGTACTTCCCGGACACCTCCTCCTTCAACACCACGCACGGCTGGGACCACGACAGCCAGTTCGTGCTGCGCATCCCGGACGACTGGAACGGCGGCCTGGTGGTCACCGGCGCACCCGGCAACCGCAAGCAGTACGCCTCGGACTTCCTGGTCTCGGACTCCGTCCTCGCCCAGGGCTTCGCCTACGCCTCGACGGACAAGGGCAACAACAGCCCGGACTTCTACACCGACGGCGAGCAGCCCGCCGACGCCGTCGCCGAGTGGCACGACCGCGTCACCCAGCTGGCCGTCGCGGCCAAGGGCGCCCTGCAGGAGCGCTACGGCCACGCGCCGCAGCGCACCTACCTGGCCGGCATCAGCAACGGCGGCTACCTGGTGCGCTGGCAGCTGGAGAACCGCCCGGAGCTGTACGACGGCGGCGTCGACTGGGAGGGCACCCTGTTCACCCCCGACGGCCCGAACCTGTTCACCTACCTGCCCACGGCGGTGCGCTACTCGCTGGGCCAGGCCGACGCCGAGGACATGTACGCCGCCGGCTTCGCGCCCGGGTCGGAGGCGCTGTGGCCCTACCACCAGCAGGTGTACTGGGGCCTGACCCAGAAGGTCTACCGGGCGGAGTTCGACCCGGCGTACGACCCCACCTGCCCCGGGGCGACGGCCGGCACCACCTTGGCGGCGATCGTGGCCCCCTGCCCGAGCGACGCGGGCTACGACGCGTGGTTCACCGACCCGGCGTCGCAGCCGGTGCACGACGCCCTGGCCCGGATCAGCCTCACCGGCGAGATCGACAAGCCGATGCTGACCCTGCACGGCACCCTCGACACCCTGCTGCCGATCAGCACCGACAGCGACGTGTACGCCGAGATGGTCGCCGACCAGCACCGGGACTGGCTGCACCGCTACTACCGCATCGAGGGCGGCAACCACGTCGACAGCCTGGTCGGCCTGGACCCGGAGCGCCTGCGGCCGATGCTGCCCTGCTTCCGGACCGCCTTCGACGCCCTCACCGCCTGGGTGGAGGACCGCGAGAAGCCCCCGGCGAGCACCACCGTGCCGCGGCCGGCCGGCAACGGCGCCACCGACCCGGCGCTGCTCGACACCTGCGCGCTGAGCTGA
- the hemG gene encoding protoporphyrinogen oxidase, with protein MIPSRPTTPATRRRLVVVGAGITGLTAAFEWRRRRPDDEIVVLEAGDRVGGKLDRVELAGHWYDTGPEAVLARVPEAVQLVERLGLADRLVTPATTQATVVLPDGRFPLPPGTVLGVPASAEGLDGILTPAGVARVAAEAELPPLVLDGDVAVGALLRARLGDEVVDRLVEPLLGGVYAGRADELSLQATIPQLAAHLPTAGSVLGAAAAARDAGARSRFDTGTPVFVTVADGIGSLPAALVAASGAEVRLRTPAHGLTRTATGLELAVGRGDAPEQLAADAVLVTAPAGKAARLLGRVAPGAVEPLQGIPYASSAVVAMAFPAQEVAVGSGLLVPPVTGRLVKGVTVSSHKWPHLATGPHLLVRSSVGRHREEHQLQRDDDDLAAAVVADVADLLELSRPEPVATRVVRWGGGLPQYLVGHPARVAAVRAAVGAVPGLAVAGAAFGGVGVPACIRDAQRAVDALL; from the coding sequence GTGATCCCGTCCCGCCCCACCACCCCGGCGACGCGCCGCCGCCTGGTCGTCGTCGGCGCCGGGATCACCGGCCTGACCGCCGCCTTCGAGTGGCGGCGCCGGCGCCCGGACGACGAGATCGTCGTCCTCGAGGCCGGTGACCGGGTCGGCGGCAAGCTGGACCGGGTCGAGCTGGCCGGGCACTGGTACGACACCGGCCCGGAGGCCGTGCTGGCGCGGGTCCCCGAGGCGGTGCAGCTGGTCGAGCGGCTCGGGCTGGCCGACCGGCTGGTCACCCCGGCCACCACGCAGGCGACGGTGGTGCTGCCCGACGGCCGCTTCCCGCTGCCGCCCGGCACGGTGCTCGGCGTCCCGGCGTCGGCCGAGGGGCTGGACGGGATCCTCACCCCGGCCGGGGTGGCCCGGGTGGCCGCGGAGGCAGAGCTGCCGCCCCTCGTGCTCGATGGTGATGTCGCGGTCGGCGCCCTGCTGCGTGCCCGGCTCGGTGACGAGGTGGTCGACCGGCTGGTCGAGCCGCTGCTCGGCGGGGTCTACGCCGGGCGGGCCGACGAGCTGTCGCTGCAGGCCACCATCCCGCAGCTGGCCGCCCACCTGCCCACCGCCGGCTCGGTGCTCGGCGCGGCCGCCGCCGCCCGCGACGCCGGCGCGCGCAGCCGCTTCGACACCGGCACCCCGGTGTTCGTCACCGTCGCCGACGGCATCGGCTCGCTTCCCGCAGCCCTGGTCGCCGCCTCGGGCGCCGAGGTCCGGCTGCGCACCCCGGCGCACGGGCTGACCCGGACGGCGACCGGCCTGGAGCTCGCCGTCGGCCGGGGGGACGCCCCCGAGCAGCTGGCCGCGGACGCCGTCCTGGTGACCGCACCCGCCGGCAAGGCCGCCCGCCTGCTGGGCCGGGTCGCCCCCGGCGCGGTCGAGCCGCTGCAGGGCATCCCGTACGCGTCCAGTGCCGTGGTCGCGATGGCCTTCCCGGCGCAGGAGGTGGCCGTCGGCTCCGGCCTGCTGGTTCCGCCGGTGACCGGCCGGCTGGTCAAGGGCGTCACCGTCTCCTCGCACAAGTGGCCGCACCTCGCCACCGGACCCCACCTGCTGGTGCGCTCCTCGGTGGGCCGCCACCGCGAGGAGCACCAGCTGCAGCGCGACGACGACGACCTGGCCGCGGCGGTGGTCGCCGACGTCGCCGACCTGCTGGAGCTGTCCCGGCCGGAGCCGGTGGCCACCCGCGTCGTCCGCTGGGGCGGCGGGCTGCCGCAGTACCTGGTGGGCCACCCGGCGCGGGTGGCCGCCGTGCGCGCCGCCGTCGGCGCGGTGCCGGGGCTGGCGGTCGCCGGCGCGGCGTTCGGCGGCGTCGGCGTGCCTGCCTGCATCCGCGACGCACAGCGGGCCGTCGACGCGCTGCTGTGA
- a CDS encoding cold-shock protein: MPEGTVKWFNAEKGFGFATPDGGGPDVFVHYSAIQTSGYRSLDEGQRISFDIEQGQKGPQAANVNPV; this comes from the coding sequence ATGCCCGAAGGAACTGTCAAGTGGTTCAACGCGGAGAAGGGGTTCGGCTTCGCCACCCCTGACGGCGGTGGGCCGGACGTGTTCGTCCACTACTCGGCCATCCAGACCAGCGGGTACCGCTCGCTCGACGAAGGCCAGCGGATCTCGTTCGACATCGAGCAGGGCCAGAAGGGCCCGCAGGCTGCGAACGTCAACCCGGTCTGA